A genomic segment from Anabas testudineus chromosome 6, fAnaTes1.2, whole genome shotgun sequence encodes:
- the chd2 gene encoding chromodomain-helicase-DNA-binding protein 2 isoform X2, with protein sequence MMKNKSKKQEDEGSTQSNASSNSASEESNHSASESASQSESEHGSERRRSHNSESNSSSESESRSESESESTESKSQQTTSEVKDKPVRKKERLADVKKMWEEHPDVYGVRRSNRSRQEPARLNIGAGGSSDSESESPKRKTSRAKKKEPQTKSSTVKKQLSQKARKSRKQESSGEEDEDDEDDDDDNDDDEEDTPKRQTRRRGATKVKSYKEDQHDFETDSDDLIEMTGDAGEEQQDDDSETIEKVMDTRIGKKGATGASTTVYAIEENGDPCEGFDPDNDEGETQYLIKWKGWSYIHNTWESIDSLTQQKVKGLKKLDNYKKKMDELNSWLRRATPEDVEFHNCQQELIADLNKQFQIVERIIATKTGKTPGSSDFPSHSHKTPSSNEPEYLCKWMGLPYSECSWEDGALVRKKFQHCIDSFTNRNSSKTVPSKDCKVLKQRPRFVALKKQPSYIGDEVLELRDYQLDGLNWLAHSWCRCHSVILADEMGLGKTIQTISFLSYLFHQHQLYGPFLLVVPLSTLTSWQREFATWAPDMNVVVYLGDVMSRKTIRDYEWVNHQTKRIRFNALLTTYEILLKDKGVLGNINWAFLGVDEAHRLKNDDSLLYKTLMEFRSNHRLLITGTPLQNSLKELWSLLHFLMPDKFDSWEDFEDEHGKGRENGYQSLHKVLEPFLLRRVKKDVEKSLPAKVEQILRVDMSAQQKQFYKWILTRNYKALAKGTRGSSAGFLNIVMELKKCCNHSFLIKHPEEGESEAQLERLQSLVRGSGKLVLLDKLLTRLRERGNRVLIFSQMVRMLDILAEYLAMKHYPFQRLDGSIKGEIRKQALDHFNAEGSEDFCFLLSTRAGGLGINLASADTVVIFDSDWNPQNDLQAQARAHRIGQKKQVNIYRLVTKGTVEEDIIERAKKKMVLDHLVIQRMDTTGRTVLDSNSGTTNSNPFNKEELTAILKFGAEDLFKEAEGEESEPQEMDIDEILRLAETRESDQGSSATDELLSQFKVANFSSMEESTPEFEERPIREWDDIIPEEQRRKIEEEEKQREMEDIFMLPRSRSSNKRAQANDSDSDVGSKLKHRSSGSESETDDSDDDKKPKKRGRPRARKNNVEGFTDAEIRRFIKAYKKFGSPLERLEAIARDSELVDKSIADLKRLGELIHTSCVAAVQEHEEHLKENPVEAKGPGKRRGINIKISGVQVNAKSIIQHEEEFEPLHKAVPSNPAERNKFKLTCRVKVAHFDVDWDLQDDVQLLLGIYEHGFGNWDLIKTDPDLKLADKILPDDPSKKPQGKQLQARAEYLLKLLKKEQDNTDLSKTGEEVKVKKRKPRVKKENKILKDEHGNDISSPRLSDNPSEEGEVKDDGTEKSPAKKRQKKKDNKENKEKQGTPKKEKEGDKEKKGAKPRKEKAKGAKGRKTQGPVHITAGSEPIPIEGKEDDELDQETFSICKEHMRPVKKALKQLDKPDEGLSDQEQLQHTRTCLLKIGDRITECLKSYNDPEHFKIWRRNLWIFVSKFTEFDASKLHKLYKMAQKKRSHEEEKEQKKKDDPVGKGKSFRPEPSGSSRDSTGTQPSSKSASHSTQQGPHGHHREPYNAVNKRHFGSDDRGDWQRDRKYSYPGNSNQSWQGDRHHPYDPHRYKDHYGDRRPHGDTYRSSGSYRNNTSPRKRPYEQYGNDWDHRSHRPYYDRHPDPKRRRPDEFRPNYHQGRDGPLQDFRRMPEHRPAGPPGPEHYNRPFHPDKPPPLLDPRSPQAQKSPQDSRSPLERPVDPNPAADPNWNRKT encoded by the exons CAATTCGGCTTCAGAGGAGTCTAACCACTCGGCGTCAGAGTCGGCAAGTCAGTCAGAGAGTGAGCATGGCAGCGAGAGGAGAAGATCCCACAACTCCGAGTCAAACAGCTCGTCAGAGTCAGAGAGTCGCTCAGAGTCAGAGAGCGAGTCGACAGAGTCCAAATCACAGCAAACCACATCCGAAGTCAAAGACAAGCCAGTTAGAAAGAAGGAGCGTCTGGCAGATGTGAAGAAG ATGTGGGAAGAACATCCAGATGTGTATGGGGTGAGGAGGTCGAATCGCAGTAGACAAGAGCCGGCTCGTTTAAACATTGGAGCCGGG GGGAGCAGCGACTCGGAGAGTGAAAGTCCCAAGAGGAAAACGTCTCGGGCTAAGAAAAAGGA acCTCAGACGAAATCTTCAACGGTCAAAAAGCAGCTGTCTCAAAAAGCAAGGAAGTCCAGGAAACAGGAGTCGTCAGGcgaagaagatgaagatgatgaagacgaCGACGACGACAATGATGACGATGAGGAGGACACTCCAAAGAGGCAGACTCGAAGAAGGGGTGCGACAAAAGTCAAAAG CTATAAAGAGGACCAACACGACTTTGAAACAGACTCCGATGACCTCATTGAAATGACGGGCGACGcaggagaggagcagcaggacgACGACAGTGAAACAATTGAGAAGGTCATGGACACCAGAATAGGCAAAAAGGGAG cCACTGGGGCTTCGACTACTGTATATGCCATAGAGGAAAATGGCGACCCATGTGAGGGCTTTGACCCTGACAACGATGAGGGGGAGACTCAGTATCTGATCAAGTGGAAGGGCTGGTCGTACATCCACAACACTTGGGAGAGCATAGACTCTCTGACACAGCAAAAGGTCAAGGGACTAAAGAAACTAGAcaactacaaaaagaaaatggatgaGCTTAATTCATG GTTGAGGAGGGCGACTCCAGAGGATGTCGAATTTCATAACTGCCAACAGGAGCTCATAGCTGACTTGAATAAGCAGTTTCAAATAGTTGAGCGTATCATTG caacaaaaacaggaaagacacCAGGATCGTCTGACTTTCCCT cCCATAGCCACAAGACACCGTCCTCCAATGAGCCCGAGTATCTATGCAAGTGGATGGGGTTACCCTATTCTGAGTGCAGCTGGGAAGACGGAGCGTTGGTTAGAAAAAAGTTTCAGCACTGCATAGACAGCTTCACAAACCGAAACAGCAGCAAAACGGTTCCCTCTAAAGACTGCAAG gtgTTAAAACAAAGGCCACGGTTCGTTGCTCTAAAGAAACAGCCTTCATATATTGGAGATGAGGTCCTAGAGCTGAGAGATTATCAACTGGATGGGTTGAACtggttggctcactcctggtGCAG gtGTCACAGTGTTATCCTCGCTGATGAGATGGGTCTGGGAAAAACCATCCAGAccatctccttcctctcctaCCTGTTCCACCAGCATCAGCTGTACGGGCCCTTCCTGCTGGTGGTCCCTCTGTCCACGCTCACCTCCTGGCAAAGGGAGTTTGCAACTTGGGCCCCAGACATGAATGTGGTGGTGTACCTCGGTGATGTCATGAGCAGGAAAACA ATCCGTGACTACGAGTGGGTGAACCATCAAACCAAAAGAATCCGCTTTAATGCACTATTAACTACTTATGAGATTCTACTTAAAGATAAG GGTGTGCTTGGGAACATTAACTGGGCCTTTCTGGGTGTGGATGAAGCTCACAGGCTGAAGAATGATGACTCTCTGCTGTATAAAACATTAATGGAGTTCAGGTCCAACCACAGACTCCTCATTACTGGCACTCCCCTGCAGAACTCCCTCAAAGAGCTCTGGTCACTGTTGCACTTCCTCATGCCTGACAA GTTTGATTCCTGGGAGGATTTTGAGGATGAACATGGGAAAGGAAGGGAAAATGGTTATCAGAGTCTGCACAAAGTCCTCGAGCCTTTCCTTCTTCGACGTGTCAAGAAAGATGTAGAAAAATCTCTGCCAGCCAAGGTGGAGCAGATCCTCCGCGTAGATATGTCAGCACAACAGAAGCAGTTTTACAA GTGGATTTTAACGAGGAATTACAAAGCTCTTGCTAAAGGCACCAGAGGCAGCTCCGCCGGCTTCCTAAACATTGTAATGGAGTTGAAAAAATGCTGCAACCATAGTTTCCTTATTAAACATCctgaggagggagagagtgaagCACAACTGGAACGTCTGCAG AGTCTAGTGAGAGGTAGCGGGAAGCTGGTGCTGCTGGACAAGTTGCTGACCAGACTCAGAGAAAGAGGCAACAGGGTCTTGATCTTCTCCCAGATGGTCAGGATGTTAGATATTCTGGCTGAATACCTCGCTATGAAGCACTACCCATTCCAG AGACTGGATGGTTCCATAAAGGGAGAAATCCGAAAGCAAGCACTTGACCACTTTAATGCAGAAGGCTCAGAG gacttttgtttcctgttgtcCACCAGAGCTGGAGGTTTAGGAATTAACTTGGCCTCAGCAGACACCGTAGTTATCTTTGACTCTGACTGGAATCCTCAAAACGACCTGCAGGCGCAAGCCAGGGCTCACAGGATCGGCCAGAAAAAACAG GTGAATATATACCGACTGGTCACCAAAGGAACAGTGGAAGAGGACATCATTGAGAGGGCAAAGAAGAAGATGGTTTTGGACCATCTTGTCATTCAGAGAATGGACACCACTGGTCGAACTGTGTTAGACAGCAACTCAGGAACCACAAA ttcaaACCCGTTCAATAAAGAAGAACTGACTGCTATTTTAAAGTTTGGTGCAGAGGATCTTTTTAAAGAGGCTGAAGGAGAGGAGTCTGAACCACAG gaAATGGATATTGATGAGATCCTAAGATTGGCTGAAACAAGAGAAAGTGACCAAGGCTCAAGTGCTACAGATGAACTTCTCTCTCAATTCAAG GTGGCCAATTTCTCCAGCATGGAAGAGAGCACTCCGGAGTTTGAGGAGAGGCCCATCCGGGAATGGGACGATATCATACCTGAGGAGCAGCGGCGCAAaattgaggaggaggagaaacagcgGGAGATGGAGGATATCTTCATGTTGCCCAGGAGCAGGAGCTCTAACAAGAGA gCTCAGGCtaatgacagtgacagtgacgtGGGCTCAAAGCTGAAGCACCGCTCCTCAGGCTCCGAGAGTGAGACAGACGATAGTGACGATGACAAGAAgccaaagaaaagagggagaccTCGAGCTCGCAAGAACAATGTGGAGGGTTTCACCGATGCAGAGATCCGCAG GTTTATTAAGGCATACAAGAAATTTGGCTCTCCACTTGAGAG GTTAGAGGCGATCGCCCGAGACTCTGAGCTAGTGGACAAATCCATAGCAGACCTGAAGAGACTTGGTGAGCTCATTCATACTAGCTGTGTGGCTGCAGTGCAGGAGCATGAGGAACACCTGAAAGAGAACCCAGTTGAGG CCAAAGGTCCTGGGAAACGGAGAGGCATTAATATCAAGATCTCTGGAGTGCAAGTCAATGCCAAGTCCATCATCCAGCATGAGGAAGAATTTGAGCCGTTGCACAAAGCAGTGCCTTCCAACCCTGCTGAGAGAAATAA GTTCAAGCTGACATGCAGAGTGAAGGTGGCCCACTTTGATGTGGACTGGGATCTGCAGGACGACGTTCAGCTCTTGCTTGGCATCTACGAGCACGGCTTCGGCAACTGGGATCTGATCAAGACGGATCCCGACCTTAAACTGGCAGACAAG ATTCTCCCGGACGACCCAAGCAAGAAGCCTCAGGGCAAGCAGCTACAGGCCAGAGCCGAGTATCTTCTCAAGCTTCTCAAAAAAGAGCAAGACAATACAGACTTGTCAAAAACTGGGGAGGAG GTCaaagtgaagaagaggaagccTCGGGTGAAAAAGGAGAACAAGATTCTCAAGGATGAGCACGGTAACGACATCTCCTCCCCCCGTCTGTCCGACAACCCATCAGAGGAGGGCGAGGTCAAG GATGATGGAACAGAGAAGTCTCCTGCcaagaagagacaaaagaagaaggataacaaagagaacaaagaaaaacagggaaCTCCTAAAAAGGAGAAGGAAGGggacaaagaaaagaagggTGCAAAGCCCCGAAAAGAAAAG gcGAAAGGAGCCAAAGGAAGGAAGACTCAAGGTCCAGTTCACATTACAGCAGGGTCTGAGCCCATTCCCATCGAAGGAAAGGAGGATGATGAACTTGACCAAGAAACTTTCAGTATT tgtaAGGAGCACATGAGGCCAGTGAAAAAGGCCCTGAAGCAGCTGGATAAACCAGACGAGGGTCTGTCTGACCAGGAGCAGCTccagcacacacgcacatgccTACTGAAGATTGGAGACCGAATCACAGAGTGCCTTAAATCCTACAATGACCCCGAACATTTCAAAATCTGGCGAAG AAACCTCTGGATTTTTGTGTCTAAGTTTACAGAGTTTGATGCAAGTAAGCTTCACAAGCTGTATAAAATGGCCCAGAAGAAGCGATCACACGAAGAAGAG aaggagcagaagaagaaggatgaTCCCGTAGGGAAAGGTAAATCTTTCAGACCAGAACCCTCGGGTTCCAGCAGAGACTCAACGGGTACGCAACCGTCCTCCAAATCTGCATCTCACTCGACTCAACAAGGCCCTCACGGACACCACAGAGAACCATACAATGCAGTTAACAAGCGACACTTCGGGAGCGATG ATCGAGGAGACTGGCAGAGGGACCGAAAATACAGTTACCCCGGCAACAGCAACCAGTCGTGGCAGGGAGACCGGCATCATCCATACGACCCGCATCGCTACAAGGATCACTATGGCGATCGACGTCCACATGGAGACACATATCGCAGCTCGGGCAGTTATCGCAACAACACCTCCCCTCGAAAAAGGCCGTATGAGCAATACGGCAACGACTGGGACCACAGGAGCCACAGACCCTATTACGACAG GCATCCAGACCCCAAAAGAAGACGTCCTGATGAATTCCGTCCTAACTACCACCAGGGACGAGATGGACCTCTTCAGGATTTTAGGAGGATGCCAGAGCACAGACCAGCAGGTCCGCCTGGGCCTGAGCACTACAACAGGCCCTTCCACCCTGACAAGCCTCCTCCACTGTTGGACCCTCGCTCCCCTCAGGCTCAGAAGTCCCCCCAGGACTCCCGCTCTCCACTGGAGCGACCTGTAGATCCGAACCCTGCGGCAGACCCGAACTGGAACAGGAAGACGTAA
- the chd2 gene encoding chromodomain-helicase-DNA-binding protein 2 isoform X1, producing the protein MMKNKSKKQEDEGSTQSNASSNSASEESNHSASESASQSESEHGSERRRSHNSESNSSSESESRSESESESTESKSQQTTSEVKDKPVRKKERLADVKKMWEEHPDVYGVRRSNRSRQEPARLNIGAGGSSDSESESPKRKTSRAKKKENFWKDDDSNDEEDEEEDEEEEASDSTDSEQEEKKVRSRRLPARRPQTKSSTVKKQLSQKARKSRKQESSGEEDEDDEDDDDDNDDDEEDTPKRQTRRRGATKVKSYKEDQHDFETDSDDLIEMTGDAGEEQQDDDSETIEKVMDTRIGKKGATGASTTVYAIEENGDPCEGFDPDNDEGETQYLIKWKGWSYIHNTWESIDSLTQQKVKGLKKLDNYKKKMDELNSWLRRATPEDVEFHNCQQELIADLNKQFQIVERIIATKTGKTPGSSDFPSHSHKTPSSNEPEYLCKWMGLPYSECSWEDGALVRKKFQHCIDSFTNRNSSKTVPSKDCKVLKQRPRFVALKKQPSYIGDEVLELRDYQLDGLNWLAHSWCRCHSVILADEMGLGKTIQTISFLSYLFHQHQLYGPFLLVVPLSTLTSWQREFATWAPDMNVVVYLGDVMSRKTIRDYEWVNHQTKRIRFNALLTTYEILLKDKGVLGNINWAFLGVDEAHRLKNDDSLLYKTLMEFRSNHRLLITGTPLQNSLKELWSLLHFLMPDKFDSWEDFEDEHGKGRENGYQSLHKVLEPFLLRRVKKDVEKSLPAKVEQILRVDMSAQQKQFYKWILTRNYKALAKGTRGSSAGFLNIVMELKKCCNHSFLIKHPEEGESEAQLERLQSLVRGSGKLVLLDKLLTRLRERGNRVLIFSQMVRMLDILAEYLAMKHYPFQRLDGSIKGEIRKQALDHFNAEGSEDFCFLLSTRAGGLGINLASADTVVIFDSDWNPQNDLQAQARAHRIGQKKQVNIYRLVTKGTVEEDIIERAKKKMVLDHLVIQRMDTTGRTVLDSNSGTTNSNPFNKEELTAILKFGAEDLFKEAEGEESEPQEMDIDEILRLAETRESDQGSSATDELLSQFKVANFSSMEESTPEFEERPIREWDDIIPEEQRRKIEEEEKQREMEDIFMLPRSRSSNKRAQANDSDSDVGSKLKHRSSGSESETDDSDDDKKPKKRGRPRARKNNVEGFTDAEIRRFIKAYKKFGSPLERLEAIARDSELVDKSIADLKRLGELIHTSCVAAVQEHEEHLKENPVEAKGPGKRRGINIKISGVQVNAKSIIQHEEEFEPLHKAVPSNPAERNKFKLTCRVKVAHFDVDWDLQDDVQLLLGIYEHGFGNWDLIKTDPDLKLADKILPDDPSKKPQGKQLQARAEYLLKLLKKEQDNTDLSKTGEEVKVKKRKPRVKKENKILKDEHGNDISSPRLSDNPSEEGEVKDDGTEKSPAKKRQKKKDNKENKEKQGTPKKEKEGDKEKKGAKPRKEKAKGAKGRKTQGPVHITAGSEPIPIEGKEDDELDQETFSICKEHMRPVKKALKQLDKPDEGLSDQEQLQHTRTCLLKIGDRITECLKSYNDPEHFKIWRRNLWIFVSKFTEFDASKLHKLYKMAQKKRSHEEEKEQKKKDDPVGKGKSFRPEPSGSSRDSTGTQPSSKSASHSTQQGPHGHHREPYNAVNKRHFGSDDRGDWQRDRKYSYPGNSNQSWQGDRHHPYDPHRYKDHYGDRRPHGDTYRSSGSYRNNTSPRKRPYEQYGNDWDHRSHRPYYDRHPDPKRRRPDEFRPNYHQGRDGPLQDFRRMPEHRPAGPPGPEHYNRPFHPDKPPPLLDPRSPQAQKSPQDSRSPLERPVDPNPAADPNWNRKT; encoded by the exons CAATTCGGCTTCAGAGGAGTCTAACCACTCGGCGTCAGAGTCGGCAAGTCAGTCAGAGAGTGAGCATGGCAGCGAGAGGAGAAGATCCCACAACTCCGAGTCAAACAGCTCGTCAGAGTCAGAGAGTCGCTCAGAGTCAGAGAGCGAGTCGACAGAGTCCAAATCACAGCAAACCACATCCGAAGTCAAAGACAAGCCAGTTAGAAAGAAGGAGCGTCTGGCAGATGTGAAGAAG ATGTGGGAAGAACATCCAGATGTGTATGGGGTGAGGAGGTCGAATCGCAGTAGACAAGAGCCGGCTCGTTTAAACATTGGAGCCGGG GGGAGCAGCGACTCGGAGAGTGAAAGTCCCAAGAGGAAAACGTCTCGGGCTAAGAAAAAGGA AAATTTCTGGAAAGATGATGACTCAaatgatgaagaggatgaggaggaggatgaggaggaggaggcttcCGACAGTACAGACAGtgagcaggaagagaaaaaagttAGATCCAGACGACTTCCTGCTAGAAG acCTCAGACGAAATCTTCAACGGTCAAAAAGCAGCTGTCTCAAAAAGCAAGGAAGTCCAGGAAACAGGAGTCGTCAGGcgaagaagatgaagatgatgaagacgaCGACGACGACAATGATGACGATGAGGAGGACACTCCAAAGAGGCAGACTCGAAGAAGGGGTGCGACAAAAGTCAAAAG CTATAAAGAGGACCAACACGACTTTGAAACAGACTCCGATGACCTCATTGAAATGACGGGCGACGcaggagaggagcagcaggacgACGACAGTGAAACAATTGAGAAGGTCATGGACACCAGAATAGGCAAAAAGGGAG cCACTGGGGCTTCGACTACTGTATATGCCATAGAGGAAAATGGCGACCCATGTGAGGGCTTTGACCCTGACAACGATGAGGGGGAGACTCAGTATCTGATCAAGTGGAAGGGCTGGTCGTACATCCACAACACTTGGGAGAGCATAGACTCTCTGACACAGCAAAAGGTCAAGGGACTAAAGAAACTAGAcaactacaaaaagaaaatggatgaGCTTAATTCATG GTTGAGGAGGGCGACTCCAGAGGATGTCGAATTTCATAACTGCCAACAGGAGCTCATAGCTGACTTGAATAAGCAGTTTCAAATAGTTGAGCGTATCATTG caacaaaaacaggaaagacacCAGGATCGTCTGACTTTCCCT cCCATAGCCACAAGACACCGTCCTCCAATGAGCCCGAGTATCTATGCAAGTGGATGGGGTTACCCTATTCTGAGTGCAGCTGGGAAGACGGAGCGTTGGTTAGAAAAAAGTTTCAGCACTGCATAGACAGCTTCACAAACCGAAACAGCAGCAAAACGGTTCCCTCTAAAGACTGCAAG gtgTTAAAACAAAGGCCACGGTTCGTTGCTCTAAAGAAACAGCCTTCATATATTGGAGATGAGGTCCTAGAGCTGAGAGATTATCAACTGGATGGGTTGAACtggttggctcactcctggtGCAG gtGTCACAGTGTTATCCTCGCTGATGAGATGGGTCTGGGAAAAACCATCCAGAccatctccttcctctcctaCCTGTTCCACCAGCATCAGCTGTACGGGCCCTTCCTGCTGGTGGTCCCTCTGTCCACGCTCACCTCCTGGCAAAGGGAGTTTGCAACTTGGGCCCCAGACATGAATGTGGTGGTGTACCTCGGTGATGTCATGAGCAGGAAAACA ATCCGTGACTACGAGTGGGTGAACCATCAAACCAAAAGAATCCGCTTTAATGCACTATTAACTACTTATGAGATTCTACTTAAAGATAAG GGTGTGCTTGGGAACATTAACTGGGCCTTTCTGGGTGTGGATGAAGCTCACAGGCTGAAGAATGATGACTCTCTGCTGTATAAAACATTAATGGAGTTCAGGTCCAACCACAGACTCCTCATTACTGGCACTCCCCTGCAGAACTCCCTCAAAGAGCTCTGGTCACTGTTGCACTTCCTCATGCCTGACAA GTTTGATTCCTGGGAGGATTTTGAGGATGAACATGGGAAAGGAAGGGAAAATGGTTATCAGAGTCTGCACAAAGTCCTCGAGCCTTTCCTTCTTCGACGTGTCAAGAAAGATGTAGAAAAATCTCTGCCAGCCAAGGTGGAGCAGATCCTCCGCGTAGATATGTCAGCACAACAGAAGCAGTTTTACAA GTGGATTTTAACGAGGAATTACAAAGCTCTTGCTAAAGGCACCAGAGGCAGCTCCGCCGGCTTCCTAAACATTGTAATGGAGTTGAAAAAATGCTGCAACCATAGTTTCCTTATTAAACATCctgaggagggagagagtgaagCACAACTGGAACGTCTGCAG AGTCTAGTGAGAGGTAGCGGGAAGCTGGTGCTGCTGGACAAGTTGCTGACCAGACTCAGAGAAAGAGGCAACAGGGTCTTGATCTTCTCCCAGATGGTCAGGATGTTAGATATTCTGGCTGAATACCTCGCTATGAAGCACTACCCATTCCAG AGACTGGATGGTTCCATAAAGGGAGAAATCCGAAAGCAAGCACTTGACCACTTTAATGCAGAAGGCTCAGAG gacttttgtttcctgttgtcCACCAGAGCTGGAGGTTTAGGAATTAACTTGGCCTCAGCAGACACCGTAGTTATCTTTGACTCTGACTGGAATCCTCAAAACGACCTGCAGGCGCAAGCCAGGGCTCACAGGATCGGCCAGAAAAAACAG GTGAATATATACCGACTGGTCACCAAAGGAACAGTGGAAGAGGACATCATTGAGAGGGCAAAGAAGAAGATGGTTTTGGACCATCTTGTCATTCAGAGAATGGACACCACTGGTCGAACTGTGTTAGACAGCAACTCAGGAACCACAAA ttcaaACCCGTTCAATAAAGAAGAACTGACTGCTATTTTAAAGTTTGGTGCAGAGGATCTTTTTAAAGAGGCTGAAGGAGAGGAGTCTGAACCACAG gaAATGGATATTGATGAGATCCTAAGATTGGCTGAAACAAGAGAAAGTGACCAAGGCTCAAGTGCTACAGATGAACTTCTCTCTCAATTCAAG GTGGCCAATTTCTCCAGCATGGAAGAGAGCACTCCGGAGTTTGAGGAGAGGCCCATCCGGGAATGGGACGATATCATACCTGAGGAGCAGCGGCGCAAaattgaggaggaggagaaacagcgGGAGATGGAGGATATCTTCATGTTGCCCAGGAGCAGGAGCTCTAACAAGAGA gCTCAGGCtaatgacagtgacagtgacgtGGGCTCAAAGCTGAAGCACCGCTCCTCAGGCTCCGAGAGTGAGACAGACGATAGTGACGATGACAAGAAgccaaagaaaagagggagaccTCGAGCTCGCAAGAACAATGTGGAGGGTTTCACCGATGCAGAGATCCGCAG GTTTATTAAGGCATACAAGAAATTTGGCTCTCCACTTGAGAG GTTAGAGGCGATCGCCCGAGACTCTGAGCTAGTGGACAAATCCATAGCAGACCTGAAGAGACTTGGTGAGCTCATTCATACTAGCTGTGTGGCTGCAGTGCAGGAGCATGAGGAACACCTGAAAGAGAACCCAGTTGAGG CCAAAGGTCCTGGGAAACGGAGAGGCATTAATATCAAGATCTCTGGAGTGCAAGTCAATGCCAAGTCCATCATCCAGCATGAGGAAGAATTTGAGCCGTTGCACAAAGCAGTGCCTTCCAACCCTGCTGAGAGAAATAA GTTCAAGCTGACATGCAGAGTGAAGGTGGCCCACTTTGATGTGGACTGGGATCTGCAGGACGACGTTCAGCTCTTGCTTGGCATCTACGAGCACGGCTTCGGCAACTGGGATCTGATCAAGACGGATCCCGACCTTAAACTGGCAGACAAG ATTCTCCCGGACGACCCAAGCAAGAAGCCTCAGGGCAAGCAGCTACAGGCCAGAGCCGAGTATCTTCTCAAGCTTCTCAAAAAAGAGCAAGACAATACAGACTTGTCAAAAACTGGGGAGGAG GTCaaagtgaagaagaggaagccTCGGGTGAAAAAGGAGAACAAGATTCTCAAGGATGAGCACGGTAACGACATCTCCTCCCCCCGTCTGTCCGACAACCCATCAGAGGAGGGCGAGGTCAAG GATGATGGAACAGAGAAGTCTCCTGCcaagaagagacaaaagaagaaggataacaaagagaacaaagaaaaacagggaaCTCCTAAAAAGGAGAAGGAAGGggacaaagaaaagaagggTGCAAAGCCCCGAAAAGAAAAG gcGAAAGGAGCCAAAGGAAGGAAGACTCAAGGTCCAGTTCACATTACAGCAGGGTCTGAGCCCATTCCCATCGAAGGAAAGGAGGATGATGAACTTGACCAAGAAACTTTCAGTATT tgtaAGGAGCACATGAGGCCAGTGAAAAAGGCCCTGAAGCAGCTGGATAAACCAGACGAGGGTCTGTCTGACCAGGAGCAGCTccagcacacacgcacatgccTACTGAAGATTGGAGACCGAATCACAGAGTGCCTTAAATCCTACAATGACCCCGAACATTTCAAAATCTGGCGAAG AAACCTCTGGATTTTTGTGTCTAAGTTTACAGAGTTTGATGCAAGTAAGCTTCACAAGCTGTATAAAATGGCCCAGAAGAAGCGATCACACGAAGAAGAG aaggagcagaagaagaaggatgaTCCCGTAGGGAAAGGTAAATCTTTCAGACCAGAACCCTCGGGTTCCAGCAGAGACTCAACGGGTACGCAACCGTCCTCCAAATCTGCATCTCACTCGACTCAACAAGGCCCTCACGGACACCACAGAGAACCATACAATGCAGTTAACAAGCGACACTTCGGGAGCGATG ATCGAGGAGACTGGCAGAGGGACCGAAAATACAGTTACCCCGGCAACAGCAACCAGTCGTGGCAGGGAGACCGGCATCATCCATACGACCCGCATCGCTACAAGGATCACTATGGCGATCGACGTCCACATGGAGACACATATCGCAGCTCGGGCAGTTATCGCAACAACACCTCCCCTCGAAAAAGGCCGTATGAGCAATACGGCAACGACTGGGACCACAGGAGCCACAGACCCTATTACGACAG GCATCCAGACCCCAAAAGAAGACGTCCTGATGAATTCCGTCCTAACTACCACCAGGGACGAGATGGACCTCTTCAGGATTTTAGGAGGATGCCAGAGCACAGACCAGCAGGTCCGCCTGGGCCTGAGCACTACAACAGGCCCTTCCACCCTGACAAGCCTCCTCCACTGTTGGACCCTCGCTCCCCTCAGGCTCAGAAGTCCCCCCAGGACTCCCGCTCTCCACTGGAGCGACCTGTAGATCCGAACCCTGCGGCAGACCCGAACTGGAACAGGAAGACGTAA